The nucleotide sequence CCGGAGCGGAAAATTTATCCCGCTTATCGAGGCAAATGGTTTGCGACAGAGGAGAAAAACGGCGTCACTATTCAACGATGCTATGTCTGGATTCGGCCGAATCCAGGGCTCTCTACACGATTGCTGTTGGAAGGTAGCTTTGTGGGGCTCAGTCTCATCAAAGCGTTACAGGGCTGGCGACCTGATGTAATTTTGAACACCAGTCCGTCTTTGCCAGTAGCGGTACCGGTAGCTCTGCTCAAACTGATCTATCGATGTCCGACCGTCCTCAATTTGCAAGACATTTTGCCCGAAGCGGCAGTTCAGACGGGGCTAATTAGTAATCCGTTGGCAATTCGGGCCTTTGAAATTTTAGAAAAGTTTGCCTATCGCTCTGCCACTCAAATCAGCGTGATTGCCGAAGGCTTTCGGCAAAACCTGCTGGGCAAAGGCGTCCGCGACAGCAAGATGAAAATTATTTCCAACTGGGTGGATGTGAACTTCATCCGGCCCATGCCTAAATATGAGAATGCCTTCCGTCAGGCCAACGGCTTAGAGAATAAGTTTGTTGTGCTTTACTCGGGTAACATTGCGCGAACCCAAGGCATTCAAACCGTGATTCGAGCGGCCGCCCGACTACAGCATATTGAGGACCTGGTCTTTGTAATTGTTGGCGAAGAAAGCCAGCTTTCTGATTTGGATGAACTGCGACAAGAGTTGGGTGTGCAAAACGTTCTGCTTCGACCGTTTGCTCCCCGAGCTGAGTTGCCGGAAATGCTGGCAGCGGCTGATGTGGGGCTGATTATGCAAAAGCGGAATGTGGTGGGCTTCAATATGCCATCGAAAACTCAGGTGCTGCTGGCGAGTGGGCGGCCCATTCTGGCCGCAGTGCCCGATCATGGCACGGCAGCACAAGCGATTCGCGCAAGTGGCGGTGGCCTAGTCGTCGAGCCAGAAAATCCCAGTAAGCTGGCAAAGGCCATTCAGCACCTCTACGAAAACCCTGAAGTTGCTGAAAAGCTAGGCCGCCAGGGACGGCACCATGCTCTGAGCGAATATTCCTTCGAACAGGCACTCAATCGATATGAGACGCTCTTTAAGCAATTGGTTGAAGGCAAGCGCTCTCAGACCCCTTACGGTAAGATGACTCCTCAAATGGCCTCAGCAGAAGCGGTTTCGAGCAATCAGCTACCGCCTCGGGTGTAATTCAACGACCAGTTTGACTGGCGCCTGTGCACGCATTGCCCCCAGATGAGCAAATCCTTAATCTGGGGGTTTTGAGTGCGATCGCAGGCGGGTACACAATCAAACCTAAATTTTAGAGTTTGTCGCTTGGCGTCGAGGTGCTAGTCCGTCAGGTTCGCAGGGCACCGTAGGGGGCCTCAATTTGCAGGTTGACCAAGCACTCAGCTGATGAGCCTGGGTCCAGCAAGTGAAATGCGCTGAAATTCAAGCGGTCGAACATGGCGGGGGCGATGCCGACGCTGATACTAGCTCGGGGCTGTCTAACAGATGCTGCAGTCGTATCAGTCAAGGCAATTGCAGAGCACAGGAAAGCCAATCGCGATCGCTGCTCTGATGGCCGCTAAACCAGTAGGATAAAGGTTGGAGACCGAACGTTATCTAAACTTCAAAATCACCATGGCATTGATCACTACTGGCAAGCGCTTTATCAAAGACCTCGAATCTGCTGGTGCTTTAGCTGTGAGGGCTCCCCTAGAAGGGGGCTTTGAAGGGCGATATCAGCGCCGTTTGCGAGCTGCGGGCTACGAGTGTGTAAATTTAACGGTCAAGGGATTGGGTGATCTGTCGGCCTACCTGACCGATATCCATGGTGTGCGCCCGGCTCACTTAGGCAAGAAAACGATTGGCCAATCAGCGGCAGTGGGGTATCGCTATTACATCCCCCCCATTATCAGCTACCGCATGGAAGGAATGTCGCCCAAGGCGAAAGGCATGGTGCTCTGGCTGATTGAAGGAAACATTTTGTCCCAGCAAGAAATTGCTTACCTGACTGAGCTGCCCAAAACGATGCCCAATGTCAAAGTGGTGCTGGAAATGGGGGGCGATCGCGTCTTTAGCTGGCAACCTTTAGAAAAAGAACTCGCGGCCTAGTCTATGGCTTGAGTAGAGGGCTTGCTCCTTAGGAATCAGGATTTTATAAAATCCAAGTTTTGTCGGGCAGGCATCTTGCCATAGGCGTCAAGTTAACAAATAGGTTCAAAAGTCAATCCGTTTGGGACTGTCCTTGCTAATCTGAATTGCTACCGTTGAGTTGAGCGCCATGAGCAAACCTCACAAACGCCGAGGCAATCCTGACTTTCGGCGGTTTGTAACGCCACCGGCCCCCTCGAGCGAGGCGCTGGAACAGCGGTTGATTGCCTGGTTGACGCCGGGTACCTTTGCCAACCTCAAGACCGTCAACGATAACGGTCGTCAGCTTCGAGATCGAACGCTCACGCTGTCGGTCATGGCGGCGCTGGTGGTGAGTCTGGTGTATCGCCAAGTGCGCTATTTGTCAGACATCGTGCGCCTACTGGAGCAAGCGGGATTGCTGTGGGTGCCGGCGCAATCGGTCACGAAACAAGCGGTCTCTGAGCGTTTCAGGACTCTGCCGGCGGCGTTATTTATGGAGATGTTTGAGCACGTTGTCAGCCGCATTCGCGCCAGTCCCCAGCCCGGCGGCGGCGGGGCTTATCAAAGCGTGTCAGAGCGCTTCAGTGCCATTTGGATTGCCGATGGTTCGACGATGTCGCGCCTACAGCGTCGGCTCGCTCAGCCGCAACCCCTCAAGTCGAACCCGTTGGCCGGCAAAATCATGATGGTGGTGGAAGCGCTGAGCCATCGGCCGGTGAAGGTTTGGCACGATGACCATCCGCAACGCTCCGATATGAGCTGGAGCGATGAGTTCACCGCACTCTTGCCCGTGGGTGGACTCTTGATTGTCGATATGGGCTTTTTCGCCTTTCCTTGGTTTGATGCGATGACGACGGCGAAGAAGTGCTTTTTAACGCGTCTCAAACAGAAGGTGAACTACCAGGTCGTGCGGGGGCTCTCGCAGGGACCCTGCTACCGGGATGAGCTCATTGAGATGGGATTGGGCCGTCATCCCTGTGAGCATCCAGTCCGACTCGTTTCAGTGCTATGGGGCCAGACTTGGTATCGATACCTCACCAATGTCCTGGACCCAGACGTGCTGTCCGCGCAGCAGGTTTGTGACCTCTATCGGCGGCGCTGGCGGATTGAAGAAGCATTTTTGCTCACCAAACGGTTGTTAGGCTTAGCTTACTTGTGGGTCGGTGGCAGTAATGGCGTCAAAATTCAAATCTATGCCACCTGGACGTTTTATGCGGTGCTCAATGACCTCTGCGCGGAAGTGGCGATTGCCTTAAAACAGCCGATAGAGATGATTTCGGTAGAAATGGTGTTTCGTAGCCTTTATCACTATGCCCAGGCAAAGCAAAGAGAGGATGAAACCGAATTGATTCCGTTCTTGGTCAAGTTTCACCAATCGTTTGGGCTCATTAAAACTAAACGAAGGCGACAACTGAAACAGCAAACACAATCTGTTGACATTTGGACTGAGACCCTAACTTGACGCCTATGGCATCTTGCCTGCTCTTGAACAGCCGAGACGGCTGTTCACACTTAATTTAATTCCAATTCCTTAGCAAATCAGTTACGCAGAGAATGGCTTTTAGCCACATGCGGACACTGGTCTGATTAGGGAGGGGGACTCCTTAGCATCTAGCTCTGGCTACGTAAATCTAGTGCCGATAAATGAACGGCTAAGCAGGCTTTCCAACAGTTCCGGTTCTCGCACTCTCGGGCATAAGGGGTGGTCGTTAGCATGCCGTCGTTGCGCGGTGGATGGAACTGCAACT is from Leptolyngbya iicbica LK and encodes:
- the ndhN gene encoding NAD(P)H-quinone oxidoreductase subunit N gives rise to the protein MALITTGKRFIKDLESAGALAVRAPLEGGFEGRYQRRLRAAGYECVNLTVKGLGDLSAYLTDIHGVRPAHLGKKTIGQSAAVGYRYYIPPIISYRMEGMSPKAKGMVLWLIEGNILSQQEIAYLTELPKTMPNVKVVLEMGGDRVFSWQPLEKELAA
- a CDS encoding glycosyltransferase family 4 protein, with translation MRILIYSYNYHPEPIGIAPLMTELAEGLVKRGHEVRVITAMPNYPERKIYPAYRGKWFATEEKNGVTIQRCYVWIRPNPGLSTRLLLEGSFVGLSLIKALQGWRPDVILNTSPSLPVAVPVALLKLIYRCPTVLNLQDILPEAAVQTGLISNPLAIRAFEILEKFAYRSATQISVIAEGFRQNLLGKGVRDSKMKIISNWVDVNFIRPMPKYENAFRQANGLENKFVVLYSGNIARTQGIQTVIRAAARLQHIEDLVFVIVGEESQLSDLDELRQELGVQNVLLRPFAPRAELPEMLAAADVGLIMQKRNVVGFNMPSKTQVLLASGRPILAAVPDHGTAAQAIRASGGGLVVEPENPSKLAKAIQHLYENPEVAEKLGRQGRHHALSEYSFEQALNRYETLFKQLVEGKRSQTPYGKMTPQMASAEAVSSNQLPPRV
- a CDS encoding IS4 family transposase — encoded protein: MSKPHKRRGNPDFRRFVTPPAPSSEALEQRLIAWLTPGTFANLKTVNDNGRQLRDRTLTLSVMAALVVSLVYRQVRYLSDIVRLLEQAGLLWVPAQSVTKQAVSERFRTLPAALFMEMFEHVVSRIRASPQPGGGGAYQSVSERFSAIWIADGSTMSRLQRRLAQPQPLKSNPLAGKIMMVVEALSHRPVKVWHDDHPQRSDMSWSDEFTALLPVGGLLIVDMGFFAFPWFDAMTTAKKCFLTRLKQKVNYQVVRGLSQGPCYRDELIEMGLGRHPCEHPVRLVSVLWGQTWYRYLTNVLDPDVLSAQQVCDLYRRRWRIEEAFLLTKRLLGLAYLWVGGSNGVKIQIYATWTFYAVLNDLCAEVAIALKQPIEMISVEMVFRSLYHYAQAKQREDETELIPFLVKFHQSFGLIKTKRRRQLKQQTQSVDIWTETLT